The following coding sequences are from one uncultured Cohaesibacter sp. window:
- a CDS encoding CatB-related O-acetyltransferase: protein MQNTHSANPNPDDPYPIPAFKRTAFLKPLITNPLIEVGEFTYYDDPESPESFEHKNVLYHYDFLSDRLIIGKFCALATGVTFIMNGANHDMRGISCYPFGIMGGGWGEGFDIEAFKTLSRGDTVVGHDVWIGRNATIMPGVTIGSGAIIGAGSLVASDVTNYAIVAGNPAKPIRLRFDDASIKRLMAIAWWNWPIERINEHRLLIQGGDIDTLETAYRAFSDELGA, encoded by the coding sequence ATGCAAAACACTCATTCAGCCAATCCGAACCCGGATGATCCCTATCCCATTCCCGCGTTCAAGCGCACGGCCTTTCTCAAACCCTTGATTACCAATCCGCTCATCGAAGTGGGTGAGTTCACCTATTATGATGACCCGGAGAGCCCGGAAAGCTTCGAGCACAAAAATGTGCTTTATCATTATGATTTTCTCTCAGATCGTCTGATAATTGGCAAATTCTGTGCCTTGGCGACCGGCGTCACCTTCATCATGAACGGGGCCAATCACGATATGCGCGGCATCTCCTGCTATCCGTTCGGTATCATGGGCGGAGGATGGGGTGAAGGCTTCGACATTGAGGCATTCAAAACCCTTTCTCGAGGCGATACTGTTGTTGGGCACGATGTCTGGATCGGGCGTAACGCAACCATTATGCCGGGTGTGACCATCGGATCGGGAGCGATCATTGGGGCCGGTTCTCTGGTCGCCAGCGATGTGACCAACTATGCAATAGTTGCTGGTAATCCGGCCAAGCCGATCCGGTTGCGCTTTGATGACGCCTCCATAAAGAGATTGATGGCCATTGCCTGGTGGAATTGGCCTATCGAGCGGATCAATGAACATAGGCTCCTTATTCAAGGGGGAGATATCGATACGCTAGAAACAGCCTATAGGGCCTTTTCAGATGAGCTTGGCGCATAA